A genomic segment from Schistosoma mansoni strain Puerto Rico chromosome 5, complete genome encodes:
- a CDS encoding putative growth hormone inducible transmembrane protein: MLATATWLCRSHHFSKLVNQLHSSTSFVNPSISHHSVRLFRTFPVVNSSIRRRVGRINLKSGATEFGHSLNLNKTRALVGGAAAISIGSLCLYGLAGKDGSLSAFDRSVAWPDYVKQRIRATYGYLLASATIAAGSTIALFQSPTMCRLMLSGGWLAPIGMAVLSVTTGVICQSLTYPQSGLSVKHLAWIAYSVSLGCILMPICLVGGPILTQAALYTGGIVGSLSLVALTAPSDRFLNWGGPLAIGLGLVFVSSIGRLINNIEFCFVFLC, from the exons ATGCTGGCCACTGCAACATGGTTGTGTCGTAGCCATCATTTCTCAAAACTGGTTAACCAACTACACAGCTCAACATCTTTCGTTAATCCGTCTATATCACATCATTCTGTTCGATTGTTTCGTACATTCCCAGTAGTTAATAGTTCTATACGTAGGCGTGTGGGGCGTATCAATTTAAAATCAGGAGCTACGGAGTTTGGACATTCCCTCA ATCTCAATAAAACTCGAGCCTTAGTGGGTGGCGCAGCTGCAATCAGTATTGGTAGCCTTTGTCTTTATGGTTTAGCCGGTAAAGATGGTTCACTCTCAGCTTTTGATCGTTCAGTTGCTTGGCCGGATTACGTAAAACAACGTATTCGAGCAACGTATGGTTATTTACTAGCCAGTGCCACAATTGCAGCTGGTTCAACTATCGCATTGTTTCAGTCTCCTACTATGTGTCGTTTGATGCTTAGTGGTGGGTGGCTTGCTCCTATTGGAATGGCGGTATTGAGCGTAACTACAGGAGTCATTTGTCAG TCATTAACATATCCACAATCGGGTCTAAGTGTTAAGCATTTAGCATGGATTGCATATTCTGTGAGTTTAGGCTGTATCCTGATGCCTATATGTTTAGTCGGCGGACCCATTCTTACTCAAGCTGCCTTGTATACTGGAGGTATAGTGGGTTCCTTGTCATTGGTTGCACTGACAGCACCATCTGATCGTTTCCTCAACTGGGGTGGTCCTTTGGCGATTGGTTTAGGACTTGTTTTTGTGTCATCTATTGGTAGGTTAATcaacaatatagaattctgTTTCGTGTTTTTATGTTGA
- a CDS encoding putative growth hormone inducible transmembrane protein, producing MLATATWLCRSHHFSKLVNQLHSSTSFVNPSISHHSVRLFRTFPVVNSSIRRRVGRINLKSGATEFGHSLNLNKTRALVGGAAAISIGSLCLYGLAGKDGSLSAFDRSVAWPDYVKQRIRATYGYLLASATIAAGSTIALFQSPTMCRLMLSGGWLAPIGMAVLSVTTGVICQSLTYPQSGLSVKHLAWIAYSVSLGCILMPICLVGGPILTQAALYTGGIVGSLSLVALTAPSDRFLNWGGPLAIGLGLVFVSSIGSMFLSPVSRLGSGLASISLYGGLLLFSGFLLYDTQHVIRRAESHPPPNFYSPILPTNKGFQNPEALKPFDPINNSIRILLDAVNIFVRMAIILSGGGQRKK from the exons ATGCTGGCCACTGCAACATGGTTGTGTCGTAGCCATCATTTCTCAAAACTGGTTAACCAACTACACAGCTCAACATCTTTCGTTAATCCGTCTATATCACATCATTCTGTTCGATTGTTTCGTACATTCCCAGTAGTTAATAGTTCTATACGTAGGCGTGTGGGGCGTATCAATTTAAAATCAGGAGCTACGGAGTTTGGACATTCCCTCA ATCTCAATAAAACTCGAGCCTTAGTGGGTGGCGCAGCTGCAATCAGTATTGGTAGCCTTTGTCTTTATGGTTTAGCCGGTAAAGATGGTTCACTCTCAGCTTTTGATCGTTCAGTTGCTTGGCCGGATTACGTAAAACAACGTATTCGAGCAACGTATGGTTATTTACTAGCCAGTGCCACAATTGCAGCTGGTTCAACTATCGCATTGTTTCAGTCTCCTACTATGTGTCGTTTGATGCTTAGTGGTGGGTGGCTTGCTCCTATTGGAATGGCGGTATTGAGCGTAACTACAGGAGTCATTTGTCAG TCATTAACATATCCACAATCGGGTCTAAGTGTTAAGCATTTAGCATGGATTGCATATTCTGTGAGTTTAGGCTGTATCCTGATGCCTATATGTTTAGTCGGCGGACCCATTCTTACTCAAGCTGCCTTGTATACTGGAGGTATAGTGGGTTCCTTGTCATTGGTTGCACTGACAGCACCATCTGATCGTTTCCTCAACTGGGGTGGTCCTTTGGCGATTGGTTTAGGACTTGTTTTTGTGTCATCTATTG GTTCTATGTTTTTATCCCCTGTAAGTCGCTTGGGATCTGGTTTAGCATCCATCAGTCTTTACGGCGGCCTTCTTCTGTTTTCTGGATTCCTACTTTACGATACACAACATGTAATAAGACGGGCAGAATCTCATCCACCTCCAAATTTCTATTCACCAATTTTACCAACCAACAAAGGATTTCAGAATCCAGAAGCATTAAAACCATTTGACCCGATCaacaa TTCTATTCGAATTTTATTGGATGCTGTGAACATATTTGTTCGCATGGCAATAATATTATCTGGTGGTGGCCAGCGTAAGAAATGA